TTTTATTTAAAGTGGGCTTAACTCTCTCTCCCGATGGTCATGCCCTAATCAATTGGAAGCTTAACCAATATAAGTGCTTGCAATTGATTAAAGCATGAAAGCCAAAATCATTTTTAGGGTAGAAGAAGCATATAAAAGGGTATCCTTTCCTATGCTTCTTCTATCATTTATTAATTAGAAAGATAATTACTTAATTAAATTTCCTCTTTCACTTGCTACTACAATCTCACCCGACTTAATTTTGTTAAATACATCTTCAACTTTTGTTACAGTTTCAGAACTTAAGTTTGGATTTTCTTTTGGTAAACCAATTCCATCATTTTTTGCATCGTAAGTTAAAGTTTGTCCACCAGGGAATTTTTTATCTTTTTCAGCTTTTACCATATCAGAAGCTGCTTTTGCAACACCTTTCATAGCTGAAGTTAAAATTACTGATTTGTTATCTTTATAAACACCATCAGCGTACTGATCTACGTCAACACCAACAACCCAAACTTCTTTACCACTAGCTACTCTGTTTTTAGCTTCAGTAATAGCACCTTGTCCAACTCCACCTGCTGCAGTGAAAATCGCTTTAACGCCGCGGTCATACATTTGAGCTGCAATTTGTTGACCTGCTGCTTTGTCTGTAAAGCTTCCAGAATAAACTACGTTATTAGCTTTTAACGTTATGCTAGTTCCAAGGTTTTCGTTCGCATATTTAATACCTTGTTGGAATCCCCAGTTATATTTTTGAACTGCTGGAATTTCCATACCACCGATAAATCCAACATCACCAGTTTTTAATTGAACTGCTGTAGCAATACCAGCTAGGTAACCAGCTTCATGTTCTGCGAAGAAAATGGAAACTGTGTTCTTTTTTACATTTGGAGTA
This genomic interval from Gottfriedia acidiceleris contains the following:
- a CDS encoding BMP family lipoprotein, which codes for MKKAGLVLSMALAAGTILGACGKGGDTKDAKGAFKVGMVTDSGTIDDKSFNQGTWEGIEAGAKDLGFNLKQDTKYLKPAGETEADYLKEIGNLNDAGFQFIITPGYKFETAINKAQDKYKDDKFVIIDGTPHTAKDFTPNVKKNTVSIFFAEHEAGYLAGIATAVQLKTGDVGFIGGMEIPAVQKYNWGFQQGIKYANENLGTSITLKANNVVYSGSFTDKAAGQQIAAQMYDRGVKAIFTAAGGVGQGAITEAKNRVASGKEVWVVGVDVDQYADGVYKDNKSVILTSAMKGVAKAASDMVKAEKDKKFPGGQTLTYDAKNDGIGLPKENPNLSSETVTKVEDVFNKIKSGEIVVASERGNLIK